One Halobaculum roseum DNA segment encodes these proteins:
- a CDS encoding thiamine ABC transporter substrate-binding protein, translated as MTDETGRSRRRFLGAVGAVGVAGLAGCSAQPVADEATSEPPATTDDQVTTEGTTTGEPTESMADTLVVATYPPFVNAPSTSPGAWLKREFESEYDATLVYQTPDSELNYYIERAVQGVDFEADVYVGLDTGQLIDVDSQRGEGQFTGSLFAEASDLAGGDAIKDGLRFDPEGRAVPFDTGYISLVWNATMDGGEFVAPETFEDLTAAEFEGDLIAQNPTTSTTGEAFMLHTIDAFGEDGYLDYWERLQDNGVTVLGNWSDSYSAYLNEEAPMVVSYSTDQVFASAEGQDLDKHQIRFLNDQGYANPEGMARFADSDAPRLAERFMEFMLRPEIQAGIAQRNVAFPAIADAPLPEDYAQYAKEPPESVTFTYDELEANLGTWTDQWARRFAGG; from the coding sequence ATGACAGACGAGACCGGACGCAGCAGGCGGCGGTTCCTCGGGGCGGTCGGCGCCGTCGGCGTCGCCGGGTTGGCCGGCTGTTCGGCCCAGCCGGTCGCCGACGAGGCGACGAGCGAGCCGCCGGCCACGACCGACGACCAGGTCACGACCGAAGGGACGACGACCGGCGAGCCGACCGAGTCGATGGCGGACACGCTCGTCGTGGCGACGTACCCGCCGTTCGTGAACGCGCCGTCGACGAGCCCCGGCGCGTGGCTGAAGCGGGAGTTCGAGTCCGAGTACGACGCGACGCTCGTGTATCAGACGCCCGACTCCGAGCTCAACTACTACATCGAGCGTGCGGTGCAGGGCGTCGACTTCGAGGCGGACGTGTACGTCGGACTCGACACCGGCCAGCTGATCGACGTGGACAGCCAGCGCGGCGAGGGGCAGTTCACGGGGTCGCTGTTCGCGGAGGCGAGCGACCTCGCCGGCGGCGACGCGATCAAGGACGGCCTCCGGTTCGACCCGGAGGGCAGGGCGGTTCCGTTCGACACCGGGTACATCTCGCTGGTGTGGAACGCGACGATGGACGGCGGCGAGTTCGTCGCCCCCGAGACGTTCGAGGACCTGACGGCCGCCGAGTTCGAGGGGGACCTCATCGCGCAGAACCCGACGACCTCGACGACCGGCGAGGCGTTCATGCTCCACACGATCGACGCCTTCGGCGAGGACGGGTACCTCGACTACTGGGAACGCCTGCAGGACAACGGCGTCACGGTGCTCGGCAACTGGTCGGACTCCTACTCCGCGTACCTGAACGAGGAGGCGCCGATGGTCGTGTCGTACTCCACCGACCAGGTGTTCGCCTCCGCCGAGGGTCAGGACCTCGACAAACACCAGATCCGCTTCCTGAACGACCAGGGGTACGCCAACCCCGAGGGGATGGCCCGCTTCGCGGACAGCGACGCCCCCCGCCTGGCCGAGCGATTCATGGAGTTCATGCTCCGTCCCGAGATCCAGGCCGGGATCGCCCAGCGCAACGTCGCGTTCCCGGCTATCGCGGACGCGCCGCTGCCCGAGGACTACGCCCAGTACGCCAAGGAGCCGCCCGAGTCGGTCACCTTCACGTACGACGAACTCGAAGCAAACCTCGGGACATGGACCGACCAGTGGGCGCGGCGCTTCGCCGGCGGGTGA
- a CDS encoding AI-2E family transporter, which translates to MQPSRRTALAALLAGLLVLAALVLESVLSTVVFAITVAYVLYPFRETVSGYGYSGRVAAGAATAAGFLGVVALAMPLAYVLYRRRLDLLAFLGAIPERIVVDLGAFMYVLETAPLLRTAEATLRSLAISLAAAAPVIALKLVVFVILVYGLLLKPNAPRVAALRLCPGEYHDVLFALHRRTASTLRAIYVLQGATAVATFVVALVTFAALGYESPFALAVVAAVLQFVPVLGPSVVVVALAVVDLVAGNAFRAAIVLVVGLILVGFVPDAVIRPRLAGGATDLPVSVYFVGFVGGLLTLGAVGFVVGPLVVALLSETVRLLSNNGAPTQQQLPGLGADPDPTADGTPPPDTDDEAAP; encoded by the coding sequence ATGCAGCCCAGTCGGCGAACCGCGCTCGCGGCGCTGCTGGCCGGGCTCCTCGTCCTCGCGGCGCTGGTGCTCGAGAGCGTCCTCTCGACGGTCGTGTTCGCGATCACCGTCGCGTACGTGTTGTACCCCTTCCGGGAGACGGTGAGCGGGTACGGCTACTCCGGACGGGTCGCCGCCGGCGCCGCGACGGCCGCGGGCTTTCTCGGGGTCGTGGCGCTCGCCATGCCGCTCGCGTACGTGTTGTACCGTCGTCGCCTGGATCTGCTCGCGTTCCTCGGGGCCATCCCCGAGCGGATCGTCGTCGACCTCGGGGCGTTCATGTACGTGCTGGAGACCGCGCCGCTGTTGCGGACGGCGGAGGCGACCCTCCGCAGCCTCGCGATCTCGTTGGCTGCGGCCGCTCCCGTCATCGCGTTGAAGCTGGTCGTGTTCGTCATCCTCGTGTACGGGCTCCTCCTGAAGCCGAACGCGCCGCGGGTGGCCGCCTTGCGGCTGTGTCCCGGCGAGTACCACGACGTGCTCTTCGCGCTCCACCGCCGCACGGCGTCGACGCTGCGGGCGATCTACGTCCTGCAGGGGGCGACCGCCGTGGCGACGTTCGTCGTCGCGCTCGTGACGTTCGCGGCGCTGGGGTACGAGTCGCCGTTCGCGCTGGCGGTCGTCGCCGCCGTACTCCAGTTCGTCCCGGTGTTGGGGCCGAGCGTCGTCGTCGTCGCGCTGGCGGTCGTCGATCTCGTCGCCGGCAACGCGTTCCGCGCGGCGATCGTCCTCGTCGTCGGGCTGATCCTCGTCGGGTTCGTTCCCGACGCGGTGATCCGGCCGCGACTCGCCGGCGGCGCCACCGACCTCCCCGTCTCCGTGTACTTCGTCGGCTTCGTCGGCGGCCTGCTCACGCTCGGGGCGGTCGGGTTCGTCGTCGGGCCGCTCGTCGTCGCGCTGCTGTCGGAGACGGTGCGGCTGCTCTCGAACAACGGCGCCCCCACCCAACAGCAGCTCCCGGGGCTCGGCGCCGACCCTGACCCGACGGCCGACGGGACGCCGCCGCCGGACACCGACGACGAGGCGGCTCCCTGA